The Nocardioides zeae genome includes the window CCGTGACCGGCACCGTCACGGCCCGGATCGACCAGGGCCAGACCGACCGCGCGCAGCTGCCGCTGTCGCTCCGCGTCACGCCCACGACGGCGGGCGGCGGTCACCGCTGGACGGGCGAGCCGGCGACCGACAGCGCCCAGGTCACCGTCATGGGCGCACCGGGTGCGAGCCCGGGCTCGCTGTTCGCCGGCGCCTTCGGCCAGGTCCGCACCAGCACCTCCGACGACGGCACGGCCGAGGACCGGTCGCAGGCGACCTACCCGGGCAACTGGCTGGGCGTGCTCCCGGCGCAGCCGGCGTTCTCGCTCGAGCAGTTCCAGCCCAACGGCGCGACGGGCCTCGCGCAGGCCGGCTTCAAGACCTCCTACAACAACATCGAGGACGGGTCGGGCTACGCCGTCGGGGTCGCCCAGCAGATGCCCTGCCTGGGCAGCGGCACGCGCCACGAGCCCTCCAGCGGCTCCTGCGCCCCCGCCTTCCACGCCACCACCGCGGCGCTGTGGGTCGACAACGACGCCGACGGGGCGACCGGTGAGGCCGTCCCCGGCAGCTACCGCGCGCGGGCGCTCCTCACCGACGGCCGCCGCGTCACCCTGCACCGCACCGGCGGCACGACGACGCTCGACGACCGCGGGCAGTGGGTGGGCTTCTCCGTGCCGGACTCCGCCGTCGGTCGGGTCCGCGCCATCGAGTTCCCCGCGAGCACGGGCATCGAGTCCTACACCATGAGCTGGGCCGTGTTCGGCTACGTCGACCCCGAGGTCGACCCCGGCGAGGTCGTGGTGGCGCGGTCGGCTGCGTCCGCGACGTACGGCGACGACACCACCCAGCTGAGCAGCCGCGACGCCGTGCTCACCGTGGTCGCGCGGCCGCAGCTGGGCGTGGACGCGTCCTACGCCGCCGCCACCCTCCCCGAGGTCGGCGCCACCACGACGCTCGACGTCACGGGCAGCGCGCTCCTCCCGGCCGGCTCGAGCACCGACCTGGTGCTGGCGGAGCGGCTCCCCGAGGGCCTCGACTGGCACGGGAGCGTGCCGGCCACGCTGCCCGCGACGCTGGAGGTCACGAACCGGGCGGCTGGCCGCGGCCAGACGGTGACGGAGCGTGACGTCGAGCTGCCGCTGGTCGTCGCCCGCAACGCGGGCGGCAGCGGTCGCACGCTCGTGCGCGCCGTGCTCGACGCCGACGACCTCCCCGCCCAGGTGACGGACGAGGCCGGCGCCCGCGTGCGCCTGCAGCTGTCCCTCCCGGTGGTCGCGGAGCGACCCGGGCTCCTGGCGCACGAGGCGCGGCTCGTGGCGCCCGGCACGCCGATCTCCCAGGTGTGCGCGCAGCGGCCGGCCACGACGTCGCGCTCGGTGCCGACCTCGGCGACCGGTCTGGCGCACACCGCGCCCGGCTGCCTCGCGACGAGCACCGTGCAGGTGGAGACCGGCGACGGCGCCGCCTCGTTCTCCGTCGACGTGCAGGTGCAGGGCGACGCCGACGAGGAGCCGAAGGCCGCCCCCTCGCTCGGGCTCGCCGATGACGGCGAGGCGACCTACACGCTGCGCTGGCGCAACACGGCGACGACGCCCCTGAAGGACGTGACGCTCGTCGACGTCCTCCCCACGCTCGACGACACGCTCCTCGCCGGGGCCGCGTCGGGCACGCCCCGCGGCAGCGGGTTCGAGGTCGAGCTGCTCGACGTCGAGGCGCCGACCGGGGTGCGCGTCGCCACGGCCGACGACAGCGACGTCTGCCACTCGCTCGGCACCGCGCCGCCGGCGGAGGGCTGCGCCGCGTGGCAGGACCGCGGTGACCTCGACGGGGCCCGCGCGCTGCGGCTGACGTCGGGCGCGACGTACGACATCGGCGAGGGCTTCGACGTCACCCTCACCGTCGGCCTGCCCGACGACGCGGCCGTCGGCTCGGTCGCGTGGAACACCGCCGCCGCGACGGCGCGCAACGCCTGGAGCGGCTCGACGCTGCCCCCGGTGGAGAGCGCCAAGGTGGGGCTGACGCCGTACGCCGCGACCCTGCCGCCGGTCGTGACGGTGGAGACGGACCGGGCCTACGCGGGCCCCGGTGAGCCGGTGACCTACACGGTGCGGCTCGCGAACCCCGGCCCGCACCCGATCACCACGGCCGCCCCCGTCGGCACGCTGCCCGTCGGGCTCGACGTCGTCGGGGCCACCGCGGGCGCCGTCGTACGGCTGCTCCTCGACGTGGTCGACGGTCTGACCGGAGGGCTGCTCGGCCTGCCCTCGCTGCCGGAGCAGCCCGGCTTTGATCCCACGCAGCCGCGCAGCGCGGGCAGCGAGGTGACGTGGCCGCAGGTCGAGCTGGCGCCCTACGAGACGCGCGACCTCCAGCTGACGGCCCAGCCCGACGCGTACTCCGCCGGCAGCCTCCTCAGCCGCTTCGTCGTCGAGGGCGCGATCCTGCCGAACCCCTGCCCCGAGGGCGCGGGCGTCTGCGCCGAGGTCAACGTGCCGTCGGGGCAGCTCACCGTCACGCACGAGGCGGAGGGCGACGGGGCGCCGCTGTACGCCGCCGGGCCGACCGCCGTCCGCGTCGACTGCGTGCGGGGCGGGGTGCCCGTGCACGGCTTCCCGCGCACGCTCCAGCTCACCGACGGCCAGGTCAGCGCGGCGCTGCCGGTGCCGTACGGCGCGGTCTGCTCCGGCGGCGTCACCCAGGACCAGGGCGCGACGGACGTGGCGGTGTCGCCCGCGACCGGCACCACGGTCACCCCGGAGGCGCCGCAGGGCGCGCTCGTCGTGACCACGCGCTTCGACCTGGCGCGGGTCGTCGTCGACCGGCGGGTGTCCGGCGTCGGGGCCGCGATGGCGCCGGCCCGGGCCCTCGTCTCCGTGACCTGCCGCTGGCGCGACCAGACCCTGCCGGGCTTCCCGATGCAGCTGCCGATGGCCCGGGGCGAGCGGGTCGGGCTCACCGCGCAGCTCCCCGTCGGCGCGCTCTGCACGTCGACGGAGGAGTCCGGCGCTCCCGCCGACGAGGTGCCGGGCGGCTCCGTGGTCGCGACCGCTGTCGCCGACGGAGAGAGCCTGCTGTCGACCCACGGCGTCTACTCGGCGGGCCGCGTGCGCGTCACCGCCGCCGACGACCTCGACGACGACGCGCGCGTCGCGGTCACCTGCCGCCGCGAGGGCGCGGTCGTGTGGTCCGGCGAGGTGCGGGTGGCCCCGGGCGCGACGGCCGTCGCCCGCAGCGGGGGCCGCGACGTGCTCCTGCCGGCCGGCACCGGCTGCGAGGCCGCGCCGACCGACCGGGCGCAGCGGGTGCGCGCGGGCGGTGCCCTCGCGGTCGCGGCCGACGGGGGCGCCCGGGTGCAGGACCTCGACCTCGTCGTCGGCGCCGCCCCCGCCGGCCAGGCGGCCGTGGGGGGCCTGCTCGACGCCGTCGGCCTCGGCGGGGCCCGCGGTCCCGGCGGCGTCGTCGGCCTCCCGGGGAACCTCGCCGACCCGTCGGTGACGGTCCCCGGCGCGGCGCCCGCCGGCCCGGTCCCGCCCGCCGGCGACCCGACGACGCGCACCACGACGGACGACGACCCCGACGGCGAGCTCGGCCTGGCCGCCCCCGCGAGCAGCGAGGCGGACGACGCGGGGGACGGGGGCCGCGACGTACCGGTCCTCCCCCTCACCCTCGGCGGCCTCCTGCTCCTCGCCGCCGGCGCGCTCTGGACGCGGTTCCGGCTGCGCTGATCCCCGCCCGGGTCGTGGTGTGAGGCCGTCATTTTCCGGAGGCCTCACACCACGACCGGCGAGGGGGGCAGGGCGCCTGTGGAGGACGACGCGCACCCACGCGGCAGAGCGACGACGCTGGGGGCATGACCTCGAAGTCCGAGCGCGGTGCGCGCCTGGCGGCCGTCGCGGCACTCGCTGCCGCGCAGGACGGTCTCGTCACCCGCGCCCAGCTGCGCGGTGAGGGGGTGGGTGACGCGGTGGTACGCCGCCGCGTCGGCTCCGGTCGCTGGTCCTTGGCAGGCCCGACGGTCGTCAGCATGACCACGGGCACCCTGACCGAGCGCCAACGGCGGCGCCTCGCGGTGCTGCACCCGCCCGGGGCGGCGGCACTCTCGGGCCGCACGGCGCTGGCCGTGCACGGGTTGCGCGGCTGGGAGGGCGACGAGGTCACCGCGATCGTCCGGGCGGGCCTCCACCTCGAGCCGCTCGAGCACCCGGGGGTCCGGCTCCATCGCACACGACGGCCCTTCGAGGGCTGGTGCACCGAGGTGGACGGGCTCCCGGTGCTACGGGTAGCACCTGCGGCCCTGCTCCTGGCCGCCCGACTGCCGTCCGAGCGCGCGGCCGGCGGCCTGCTCGCGGCGGTCGTCCAGCAGCGCCTGACCGACAGCGACGAGCTCCTCGACTGGCTCGAACGGCTGCGTCCGCTCGCGCGCTCGGCCCACCTCCGGCGGACGCTCGGCGACATCGCCGGCGGCGCCGAGTCGATGGCCGAGATCGATCTCGGACGCATGTGCCGGGAGCACGACCTCGCCGATCCCGTCCGCCAGCAGCAGCGGCGCGATCGGGAGGGTCGTCGGCGATGGACCGACGCGACGTGGGTGACCGCGTCCGGGATCACCGTCGCGCTCGAGGTCGACGGGGCGTTCCACCGCGACGCCCAGCAGTGGGTGGACGACATCGCCCGGCAGCGGGCGCTCACCTCGCCGACGTACCTCGTCGTCCGGTGCACCGCCCAGGAGCTGCGCGACCACCCCGAGCGGATCGCGGCCGATCTCCGCGCGCTGGGTGTGCCGCGGCGTACCGCTGCCGCCGCCTGACACCCCCTCGGGTCGTGGTGCCAGGCCACCACTTTCCGCAGGTCTCACACCACGACCACGGAACGTCCCTCCCGGTCGTGGTGTGAGACCACCACTTTCCGCAGGTCTCACACCACGACCGCGAGAGGGGGAGGGAGGGGAGAGGAGAAGCTCAGCCCCGCGTCCGCAGCAGCCACGCCACGCCGAGGAACGGCAGGAGCAGCGGCAGGTAGCCGTAGCCCTGCCCGAACACCGACCACACGGTGTCGTCGGGGAACCAGTCGGCGTGCACGACGCTGATCGTGCCGACGGCGACCACGCCGACCAGCTCGACGCACACCGCGACCCAGGCGACCTGCCGCCACCGGGCACCGGAGCGGGCGAGGCCGAGGGTCGCCGCGACGTACACGAGCGCCGCGAACGCCGACAGCAGGTAGGGCACCAGTGCCTCGTCGGCGTGCGTGGCGAGCTGCACCGAGGAGCGCCCGGTCGCCGAGAGCGCGAGGATCGCGTAGACGGCGACGAGCACGCGGCCCCACCCCGAGGAGGTACGCCGCGGCGCGGCTGACGTGGTCGGCTCAGGCACCGGCGGGGCTCCAGATCTGCTCGAGACGCACGACGAGGACGGGGATGACGAGCAGCACGACGAGCAGCACGCCCGTGCCGGCACGGCCGGGCTCGCCGCCGGCCCACCAGATGCCGACGGGGATGACGAGGAGCAGCGCGACGAGGTAGCCGATGAACGTGACCACGTTGACACCGTCGGGCGCTCCGCGGACCACCTCGACGATCCCGACCACCAGCTGCGCGACCAGCAGCAGCTCGACGAGCCACAGCGGTGCGGCGAGCCGCGGGTCGGGGCGGAGGTCGCGGACGACGTACCACGCACACCACGCCGCCGCCGCCAGCGAGACCGCGACGACGGCGATCTGGAGCGGGTCCCACATGGCGGCCATCGTAGGAGCCCGTCGGGGGGACCGACGGGCGCGCCCTACCCTGAGTCGGTGACCGTCCCGCCCGCCCCCACGACCGCGCTGCCGACCGCCGACGACGTCGAGGCCGCCGCGACCCTGCTCGCGCCGGTCATCCCCCCGACGCCGCTGCAGCGGAGCGCGCGGCTGTCGGCCGCGACCGGGCTCGACGTGTGGCTCAAGCGGGAGGACCTGACGACCGTGCGGTCCTACAAGGTGCGCGGCGCCTACACGGTCATCGCGGGTCTCGACGCGGCGGCCCGCGAGCGGGGCGTCACGTGCGCCAGCGCCGGCAACCACGCCCAGGGCGTCGCCTACGCGTGTGCCCGGGCGGGCGTGCGCGCGACGATCTTCCTGCCGCGCACGACCCCGCGGCAGAAGCGCGACCGGGTGGCGACGCTGGGCGGCGCGCTCGTCGAGGTGGTCATCGCGGGCGAGGCGTACGACGACGCCGCGTCCGCCTGCGCCGAGTTCGCCGAGGCCTCCGGGGCCACCGTCGTCCCGGCGTTCGACCACCCCCAGACCATCGCGGGCCAGGGCACCGTGACCGCCGAGATCGTCGACCAGGCGGCGGACGCCGGCCTCGAGCCGGCGGCGATCGTCGTACCGGTCGGCGGCGCCGGTCTCCTCGCCGGGGCCCTGACGCTGCTCGCGGAGCGGGCCCCGGGCGTGCGGGTCGTGGCGGCGGAGCCCGCGGGCGCGGCCTCCCTGGCGGCGGCGCTCGACGCCGGCGGGCCGACCGACCTCGAGCACGTCGACCCGTTCGTCGACGGCGCGGCGGTGCGCCGCGTCGGCGCGGTGACGTACGCCGCGGTCGACGCCGCCCGCAGCCACGGCGGTGGCCCGGTCGACCTCGCCACCGTGGCGGTGCCCGAGGGACTCATCTGCGTCGAGATGCTCGACCTCTACCAGGCCGACGGGATCATCGCCGAGCCCGCGGGGGCCCTGGCGAGCGC containing:
- a CDS encoding DUF5979 domain-containing protein, encoding MSGSARLRPVVRGGLALVLVLVALVLTGSPAQATSGLEVGIRLTSGNTLASGTPFDYEVALVCTRSHDGCADVVARIPLGDAAAYQRGEEPGTAPAGLTVTQAVEDEALVVRLSGGLPAGGTALARFSLTPPNDTTPDGTSWELEPTATSSNAGTSRHAPPGYDEGVTAHVDATTTAIAHVGLRDSSLRRPGDEVTFDLRVSCVQPDTGNWFPGRLEIRAELARGLTLVRATPAGAQVAGRTLTWTPEGGALPASCRERGADGAVTGTVTARIDQGQTDRAQLPLSLRVTPTTAGGGHRWTGEPATDSAQVTVMGAPGASPGSLFAGAFGQVRTSTSDDGTAEDRSQATYPGNWLGVLPAQPAFSLEQFQPNGATGLAQAGFKTSYNNIEDGSGYAVGVAQQMPCLGSGTRHEPSSGSCAPAFHATTAALWVDNDADGATGEAVPGSYRARALLTDGRRVTLHRTGGTTTLDDRGQWVGFSVPDSAVGRVRAIEFPASTGIESYTMSWAVFGYVDPEVDPGEVVVARSAASATYGDDTTQLSSRDAVLTVVARPQLGVDASYAAATLPEVGATTTLDVTGSALLPAGSSTDLVLAERLPEGLDWHGSVPATLPATLEVTNRAAGRGQTVTERDVELPLVVARNAGGSGRTLVRAVLDADDLPAQVTDEAGARVRLQLSLPVVAERPGLLAHEARLVAPGTPISQVCAQRPATTSRSVPTSATGLAHTAPGCLATSTVQVETGDGAASFSVDVQVQGDADEEPKAAPSLGLADDGEATYTLRWRNTATTPLKDVTLVDVLPTLDDTLLAGAASGTPRGSGFEVELLDVEAPTGVRVATADDSDVCHSLGTAPPAEGCAAWQDRGDLDGARALRLTSGATYDIGEGFDVTLTVGLPDDAAVGSVAWNTAAATARNAWSGSTLPPVESAKVGLTPYAATLPPVVTVETDRAYAGPGEPVTYTVRLANPGPHPITTAAPVGTLPVGLDVVGATAGAVVRLLLDVVDGLTGGLLGLPSLPEQPGFDPTQPRSAGSEVTWPQVELAPYETRDLQLTAQPDAYSAGSLLSRFVVEGAILPNPCPEGAGVCAEVNVPSGQLTVTHEAEGDGAPLYAAGPTAVRVDCVRGGVPVHGFPRTLQLTDGQVSAALPVPYGAVCSGGVTQDQGATDVAVSPATGTTVTPEAPQGALVVTTRFDLARVVVDRRVSGVGAAMAPARALVSVTCRWRDQTLPGFPMQLPMARGERVGLTAQLPVGALCTSTEESGAPADEVPGGSVVATAVADGESLLSTHGVYSAGRVRVTAADDLDDDARVAVTCRREGAVVWSGEVRVAPGATAVARSGGRDVLLPAGTGCEAAPTDRAQRVRAGGALAVAADGGARVQDLDLVVGAAPAGQAAVGGLLDAVGLGGARGPGGVVGLPGNLADPSVTVPGAAPAGPVPPAGDPTTRTTTDDDPDGELGLAAPASSEADDAGDGGRDVPVLPLTLGGLLLLAAGALWTRFRLR
- the ilvA gene encoding threonine ammonia-lyase IlvA, whose protein sequence is MTVPPAPTTALPTADDVEAAATLLAPVIPPTPLQRSARLSAATGLDVWLKREDLTTVRSYKVRGAYTVIAGLDAAARERGVTCASAGNHAQGVAYACARAGVRATIFLPRTTPRQKRDRVATLGGALVEVVIAGEAYDDAASACAEFAEASGATVVPAFDHPQTIAGQGTVTAEIVDQAADAGLEPAAIVVPVGGAGLLAGALTLLAERAPGVRVVAAEPAGAASLAAALDAGGPTDLEHVDPFVDGAAVRRVGAVTYAAVDAARSHGGGPVDLATVAVPEGLICVEMLDLYQADGIIAEPAGALASAALRQVVADPDGGLVPGSTVVCVVSGGNNDVSRYADVVERALVHEGVKHYFLVEFPQEPGALRRFLDEVLGPDDDITLFEYTKRNNRETGPALVGVELGDPAELEGLVERMRTSNLRVQKVDPDSPLFGFVL